CGACTCAATTGCAGACCCTGCAGGAGGGACTGTCGGGCGCTGCCTTCCACCCGCTGGACGATAATCTCATCATCACCCACGGACGTGGTCACCTGGCCTTCTGGCACCGGCGCAAGGATGGCTTCTTTGAGCGCACGGACATCGTGAAGCAGCCGTCGCGTTCCCATGTCACCAGTGTGCAGTTCGAGCCGGATGGCGATGTGATCACCGCCGATTCGGATGGCTTCATCACCATCTATTCGGTGGACTCCGATGGCGCCTACTTTGTGCGCACGGAGTTCGAGGCGCACAACAAGGGCATCGGCTGCCTCATCATGCTGGGCGAGGGCACCCTGCTCTCCGGTGGCGAGAAGGATCGCAAGATCGCCGCCTGGGACTCCCTGCAGAACTACAAGAAGATTGCCGATACTAAGGTACAAATTGTCATCTTTATGGCGcgtataatttgtataattataaTTCGAAATCACAGCTCCCGGAGGCCGCCGGTGGAGTGCGTACCATCTATCCACAGCGTCCAGGACGCAATGACGGGAACATCTACGTGGGCACCACGCGGAACAACATCCTGGAGGGCTCGCTGCAGCGCCGCTTCACCCAGGTGGTCTTCGGCCACGGACGACAGCTGTGGGGATTGGCGGCCCATCCGGATGACGAGCTGTACGCCACCGCCGGGCACGACAAGCATGTGGCCCTGTGGCGCAAGAACAAGCTCATCTGGACCATTCAAACGGGCTACGAGTGCGTGGCACTGGCCTTCCATCCCTTCGGCACCTTGGCCGCCGGCAGCACCGAAGGTCACCTGCTGGTCATCAACTGCGAAAATGGGGCAGTCATGCTGACCCTGAGGGTCTGCGGGTCGCCCCTTAATTGCGTGGCATACAACCAGGGTAAGCAATCGGGGTTAATGAGCAATGGCAATCGTTGTAAATATaatctttaaaatataaaatgcattCCAGTTGGCGACATGATAGCCATGGGCTCCCAGAACGGTAGCATTTATCTGTTCCGCGTGTCGCGCGACGGCTTCTCGTACAAGAAGGTGAACAAGATCCGCGGATCACAGCCGCTGACCCACTTGGACTGGAGCATGGACGGCAACTTTGTGCAGACGGTGACCATCGATTTCGATCTGCTCTTCTGGGATGCCAAGTCCTTGTCGCCGGAGCGCAGTCCCATTGCCATGAAGGACGTCAAGTGGCTGACCAACAACTGCACCGTGGGCTTCCTGGTGGCGGGCCAGTGGAGCAATCGCTACTacagcaccaccaacaccatCGTGGCCACCTGCAGTCGCTCCGCCGCCCACGACATGCTCGCATCCGGTGACGCCGAGGGCTATCTTCGGTTATTCAGGTGAGTTGAGGGAATTGAATGTAGATCTTGGTATGGTAATATCTAACCTTAAATCGAATGTTATCCCATTTCATGCAGATACCCCTGCATCTCGCCGCGCGCCGAGTTCCACGAGTCGAAGGTGTACTCCGGGATGCTGGCCTGCGTCCGCTTCCTGTGCGGCGACCACACGCTCATCACCGTCGGCGGCACAGATGCGTCCCTGATGGTGTGGGACATTGTCGAGGAATAGCTGAAATGGCCACCGTGGCACCGCACCGCCGCCCAGTACGAGGCCAGTTACTCGGACTACTGGCACCGCCGCGCCTCGAGGGTCTCCTCCACGATCCTCGACAGCGATTCGGTGGACTATCCGTAGTGCATTGGTACTGGGCTACCAGGGAAATCGGAGATGGGCGGCGAACTGCTTGCTAGACTCAGACGAACTACACAATTGGCCAGCGTTCCGTTTTTGATTTTAGACGAACAAAAGAATATTGATATTAGATAATTGCACCACCTAATACCAGAGAGAAATTCAACGTTTTCGAGAAGTTTTtaagaaaagtgaaaaagaaaCACGCACTAGCAACGAGCACCGCAGTCCAGCAATCCAGCAATCCTGCAATCCTGCAAATCCAGCAATCGAAAAGTCGGCTTCCACTCAGAAATTGATTCTTCCGTTTCGGTCTTGCCATCTGCATTTGTGTCCCCTGCGCTCCACATTTGTTTGAGCCCCTCGAACTAACTCTACATGCCACTGGTGGATCTAAAACTATAACCCTAAGCGACGAAACCGCATATAAATACTTCATCATCTTCCAGAAAGTTGTCAGAACTCTTTGTCAACTCTTCCGAACAAATGCAGCAAACCAGAAAAAAGACAGCAAGTGACAAAAAACAGACATCTCAGATACATCTCACCCGAATCACCTACACGGATAACGAAACCCAAGTGCACTTCCaacatatatacttatatatacatatatcgaaTGTGTATTGTTACAGCAACTTTTATCATAAGCgttgaaataaataaacagtTTGAAACGGAGCAAAAAGCCCGCGCAGCTGCTCGTCTATCGATTAATTTGGAAAGGGAAGCGACATCAGCTCATAGTTCCGAAATCAAACTCGATAACTGGGAAACAGCGGCGCCACTGAGCGAAGGTAAGATACCAACTTTTTGAAAATAGGGGGTTTATGCAACTAACGCTCATTGCAATATGAAAtttgaacaacaaaaacttaaaaaaatacaatacacTCATAAAATATGATAGTTTCAAAACATAAATTCTTGTATGATCAATTCTATCAATGAATTATTGCGAAACGAGCCTATTTTATATCTCGTATGTAAGCTGAAAACtcgtttaattattttacagcTAACTGAGgtatttaaaaacattatacaaatattttttgcaatgACCACTAATAAGCATTTCATTTGTATACCTTACCTTATACCTAAAAATATAgtcaaatattaatttattaatcaggcatgctccggtaatcgaatTCGTAAGATTTTTACGATTCTGATTTGAAATCGAAAACTTGATGTTCcggttttcgatttttcgatagcaaaaattttgcgaaaaccaaaacaccTAAAAACGAAGTCGTACGATTTggcccaaatcgaaatcgaaaaaaacttacgattaccggagcatgcctgaaTATCTGTAATGTTAGGAGAAAATAGTCACATAAAAATAGGTAATAGGAAGTGACCATATTACAAATTGGCTTGGGTTTACTAATACTAGTAGTTTACTATGCAAAACTTGTAAGCTCATATTTGGACAGTTCtatattttactatttttttccATCAATTATTTAAGCACCTTTAAACCAGTATAGAATATAAAAGaccaaaatttgtttttttttcccctgGAGGGATTTTTATTCTTAAGCTAGTTTTATACcctaacaaacaaacatggaAGACAATGATTTTCTTAAACTAATGGAAGACAATGATTACACTAACTTAGACTACATTAAAGCATTATTGAAGACATTTTAGCAGCTAGTTTGATATGTACAGTTGACGGAGGCGACGCAGTTTGTCACCTCCAAGGCACACAAGTCAGTCTCGTGTTCTCATCATCACAGTTGGGATTAAAGCCGAAGTGCCGATTTATAGACCTTTTGATCGGGTCACATCACAGATACTCGATGGAGGGGATGTTCCAGAAAACTCAGCACTGAAGGCTGATTGCCTTGGCCTCAAGTTGTTCGTTGAGCCAGTTCTGGTGCTCCTCCTCAGTATTGCAGGAGTAGATGATGTTGGAGATCGGGATCTCCTTTGAAGGCTTCGGGTTCTTGAAGATCTTCTTGATGGTCTTCAGCAGCTTCTTCAAGTTCGTGGAGGCGCCTGTAAGAGACTTCTTCTCTGGCACTCCGTTGAAGTTGGAAACAAGAGCGGTTTCGGCGAACATTTTGCAGGATGGTTACTGATGATCTGCTCGGATGGAGAACTGTTGATCGAATGATGCTGTTGGTCTGGCTGCTCGACCTTTTATACCCACAGATTTCGCAACCCTCCCTACCTGCTTGGAAAATTTCAGTGGATAAGGGGATGAAAACCATTTGGCAGGTAGAATTAACAGTTCTTTAGGCAATGAGTTGGCTAAAACGAACACAGTAACAACGTAAAGAAAGTTGCAAGCTAGAAATTCATCCGCTTGCTGTACTTTTGCACAATCTATTGCCTACTTGAAGGGCTTGTATGCCAGTTTTATGACACCTgccaaatttaaataatttttgatttttcgaTAACTATTTCAAGTTTCATAATATTCCTTTAATGTTTCAAAGATGGTTATAGAACAGTTTATTCTAGAGGGCCATCAGTCAGTATCCAATCTACATTTCGAACTTAGccccaaataataaataataaaccgGCCTTACTGAAAGTAGATAGAAATATTTGACAAACAATACaacaatattatatttatcaACTGTTTGAGCTATCGGACCCCTTATCACTAAGTGTGTGCCTTCCACAAAGGACGTGCTGAGGTTTTTTGAAATGTCTGCAACATATCGAGCGATCAAATCACTGACtaatatattcattttgaAGGGGGgaaacttaaaaaataaattttttgatttctttggggtattaaaccttttttttttttggttagcagttttatatttgaaaagaGTAGTACATTTTTGttgataaataatattttgtatatagattTGAGGAATCAATCAGGGGCATTGACTGTCAGCTTTCATTTTTGTAGGATTACTTCAGGTGACAATACTACATTTGGTATGCTAGCAAtcatttatgtatgtattcattttttatttcaattggTGTTTCAggctttaaaaaatgtaaatcatTACATTTcatcacaaaaaaaataatgacaCTGCATATGTGTAAAAATGGATAATTTCAATGGATTAATTCCAACAGATCTTTTGGAGGTTTAATTTagttatatttaatttcttgcCGATTCCAAAAgttttaaaacataaaatttgtatacccgttactcgtagactTAACGGGTATACTATATTCtctgaaaagtatttaacacAAAAATGATAACACTCCGACCATACAAAGTATACATATTCTTGACCAGTATCAATAACCGAGTCGGCCACGTCCGtacgtccgtctgtctgtccgtttgtTTGACCGTATGTCTGTCCGTATGCCTTTGATCTCTAGAATGTTGAGCTTAAGCATGCGGCTTTCAGAGACTTAGACGACGGccacaaatcgcccaaaactgtcacgcccacactttcgaaaaatgttttaaaatttctttcatttttgttttattcttCTTGTAAATTTCCACCTATTTGACAAATAACTTTTGGGcacgcccataaaccgcccaaaacggACATGCCTAACTTTTGCAAAAgctttaaatttgtttttctttttattatttctaccGATATTCCAGAATATGTTAAAAATTCTCGTTCCCACTTCCGCTCgctgagtaaagggtatctGATAATCGGGAAACTGAATTATAGcatttctcttgttttaaagttAATTAGAATACAAACTCTTGGATGAAATATTAACAGACAAAAGGCATGGTTGGCAGCAAAAAATACTGCTACAAATAGTATCCCTATCTTCCAAATTTTctattttgtcaatttttttttaaaacatcaATGGCAAGTAAATAGCATTAAAAGTCAATTTAATTTAGCAGAATTTGACTAGTCAGTTCTCTGCCGCTTTAACAGATTATTTTAACAGAAAAAACCTAACCAATTTATATAAACGAAATATGCGATATAACTAGATCACCTTGCTCatctaatatttatttggatttTCAAATAATACTTAAAAGCCGAAAGACAAATAATTGAACCTATTAATAAACTGGAAGAAGTAGAAATAACACAgtgaaaatttgttttctttcctcAAGGGATTTTTATTCTTAAGCTAGTTTTATACcctaacaaacaaacatggaAGACAATGATTTTCTTAAACTAATGGAAGACAATGATTACACTAACTAAGACTACATTAAAGCATTATTGAAGACATTTTAGCAGCTAGTTTGATATGTACAGTTGGCGGAGGCGACGCAGTTTGTCACCTCCAAGGCACACAAGTCAGTCTCGTGTTCTCATCATCACAGTTGGGATTAAAGCCGAAGTGCCGATTTATAGACCTTTTGATCGGGTCACATCACAGATACTCGATGGAGGGGAAGTTCCAGAAAACTCAGCACTGAAGGCTGATTGCCTTGGCCTCAAGTTGTTCGTTGAGCCAGTTCTGGTGCTCCTCCTCAGTATTGCAGGAGTAGATGATGTTGGAGATCGGGATCTCCTTTGTAGACTTCGAGTTCTTGAAGATCTTCTTGATGGACTTCAGCAGCTTCTTCAAGTTCGTGGAGGCGCCTGTAAGAGACTTCTTCTCTGGCACTCCGTTGAAGTTGGAAACAAGAGCGGTTTCGGCGAACATTTTGCAAGATTTTGATGGCTGATGATCTGCTCGGATGGAGAACTGTTGATCGAATGATGCTGTTGGTCGAGCAGCTCGGCCTTTTATACCCGATGGTGGTGCAGGGACCAGGAGGGTCCTTCCCTACCTGCTCTCCGAAATCCCAAGGATGAAGGGGATGAAATGCGTCATCGATGCTGCAGGTAGGTAGTTTCGCTTTACGTAGTCAGTAATCAGGAAGGTAACGTATTTTCTGACATCAACTGCTTTCTGATTGTAGCAACTTATCCAAGGGTACtccaaattaattgcaattactGCGGGTACTTCTTTGGTTGGTTGAATGAGATTACAAACAAGATCGGTAATGAAAATAAAGAGTCACGACATGAGGCGGATCACATCAATAAAGGATTAGTATCCCATTTCACAAATTAAGATTACCAATCTTAGAATTCAGCAACTGTTTTTATAGGTGGTGTGTAATATTGATAATAAGCCTTTCATAAAATAGTCAAAGCAAATGTTACTTTTAAGTTATATGTAAACCAATCTtgtttatttactatttaGTAATAAGAATTGTATATTAAAGCAAGATGAATAAGTTTGTGAATAGTTTCAAAATGAGCTGAGTTTCAAAGGACAAAAATGCCCGTATTACCGAAAATTAAGCAAGTTTAataggaaacaaaaaattattcaacctgatataaatcaatttaagAATACTATAAGCAATTAACCTTTTCTGTTAATTCATTCCGATCATTActttgtaaatattatatttcatataaaaaTGAGGATTTTTGCGATGTTTCGTATGTGCACAGAAAGGGAGGACCGACTAGATTCAATAATCTACTTCGATTTGTTAATTAGCCTTGCAGAGAAGTTtgcataaaaattatttttaacataTTGGTAATTGGAATTTACAGCTGAGGCGATATGGCCAAGTATCTAACATGAATAAGTCGAACGGCAAGGATCGGAAAAATTATCGTAGTATatggaaataaattaaaaaaataagcCCCATTGTTTTTGATTATTAATGGTAATATTTCTGACCAGTTCTAACAATATTTAATCTCTGTTATAATTTGATTAAGATCGTATGACTATATCATATTGCTTTCATGGGATCGGAGTCGaacattaataataaaattgcaaACCTACTGTGGCTGTATTTAATATAAAGTGTTTTTATTCAGTGTATATCACAtgtttctttaaaaatattaatacagCAGGGATATATAGCCAGCTCGCTACCTTTTTTATTCTCCTAGAGCACTAATCttattatatatgtaactaTTATGTAAATGTTACCGAACATGAAGTAAACGTAATTTTTGTGTGGGGCATTGCTATAGCTTAACGGTGTTACAGGTAAAATTATTGAAGCCATTGATGCGCCGTACTAACAGAGATATCTCTCCTCtaatgatttaaaatattcaaagaTTTAGTTACATTAACGGGTGCGTTCCCTTTCATATCTTATCCTCCAGAGATAAATTGATTCCCTGGATCCCTAATTAATTTCGTAAACCATTGATGCATTCCCTGGATGCACACCCTGCAATACACGGTATTCTTTAAATGTAAAGCAAATGGTTAGGATGTCTAGGGTATTTATGTATCGAAGCCAGAAATTCGTTTGATTATAAGGCGATCAAACCTTCgggaaagaaataaatataaaagccGACGTTGATACCACCAATCTTATCCTGTTTTCATTCAGACACGCTGGTTTCATTAATATACCGCCCCAGAAGAACTgatatcaaaatcaaattcgCTCCACCAATTCCGTTAAAACACCTTCGGTCCAGCCTTTGGGACACACCACACTCGAATAGTCTTCTAATTAAGCAATTAAGTTCAAAGGATAATTAGGATTAACGTGAAAATTGCGATTTCCACCGTATCATTTCGTAGGAGTATTTCGATTTACTCCGATTTACGCATAACCAAAACTCTTCACATTCCGAGGTTGAAACTTTGTTCATCCCGGAATGAGCGTAAAACACCAAATAGATCGTGTCGAACAGCTGAAACGAAATGGTAATGGTAACAGGatgccaaaaagccaaaaaggcaaaaaggcaGCTCGCAATTGAATTGCATCGATTTGGAACCAATCGATTCGAAGCGATGCGGCCGAGTTTTATTTCTAAGGAATAAAACGAATACAACGAGTAAAACGAAAAATGAATAATTGTCAAATGTCAAATGGGCACCGACGACTAAAAACCGTGACGTGACCCGAATAACAAGTACGGATCGCTGAGGAGCAGAAGAAGTGTGCAGGATCTTTTTGTGTCCCGAAAGGGACTCAGCATGGGTTTTGTCTACaggatatatttttttaaagggATGTAGAGTCACAGTAAACGTTGCATGTCCACAAATACACCCCCGATCCTTTTACATCCTATAGTGCATATTCCAATTTGCAACGCCTGAACATTTCTGGGCACAATTACTTCACTGCAAagtcttctttatttttcgttCTCTATTATTTTTGGGTGAAAAGTCAGTTACGTGCCCGATGAATAATTGTATTTTGGCGACAATGTCGCCAACTTCTAAGGCGAATCAATTCGTTCCAAACGTTTGCCCAAATGTAACCGAAGCAAAAGTTCTATTCAGAATAAAGCAAAATAAGATTTCTTAGAACCAAGCACGTTCTCtgtgcaaattgaaattactACGCCAATCTAAATTTGTCCTCAAATGCTTGAAGATTACTTAACGAATTAATAACAAGGTATTCCAAGATTTGAGAAACGAGACAGTTGCAGTCACTTCTTCGGGAAActaaaaatttaagaa
This portion of the Drosophila santomea strain STO CAGO 1482 chromosome 3L, Prin_Dsan_1.1, whole genome shotgun sequence genome encodes:
- the LOC120449674 gene encoding echinoderm microtubule-associated protein-like CG42247 isoform X2, which encodes MYAESTTTEMTAYPQREPPEKATLRDFWAKESAVNAFLQTSHPASYGKKNGMWYASPGNQGWGSKPASRKPSIMEADLGTLSTTSGSIKRSAGRVIRIINNLDHSVQCRVLLNLRTSQPFEEVLEDLGQVLKINGAKKMYTGTGQEVRSFSQLRNEFADVDTFYLATGTALIAGSPIRRSRSRPSVVAAAPILPTDELPKVPLRGARPRSKSRPRILYAPESEILRPNGEYTMLDIMKEEPTKVTIRGLRRTFYPPVHHAPADNSPPDKKLQLQWVHGYRGIDARRNLWVLPSGELLYYVAAVAVLFDRDEDAQRHYTGHTEDIMCMDVHPSRELVASGQKAGRDRKSQAHVRIWSTESLQTLYVFGMGELDSGVTAVAFSQLNGGSYILAVDSGRESILSVWQWQWGHLLGKVATLQEGLSGAAFHPLDDNLIITHGRGHLAFWHRRKDGFFERTDIVKQPSRSHVTSVQFEPDGDVITADSDGFITIYSVDSDGAYFVRTEFEAHNKGIGCLIMLGEGTLLSGGEKDRKIAAWDSLQNYKKIADTKLPEAAGGVRTIYPQRPGRNDGNIYVGTTRNNILEGSLQRRFTQVVFGHGRQLWGLAAHPDDELYATAGHDKHVALWRKNKLIWTIQTGYECVALAFHPFGTLAAGSTEGHLLVINCENGAVMLTLRVCGSPLNCVAYNQVGDMIAMGSQNGSIYLFRVSRDGFSYKKVNKIRGSQPLTHLDWSMDGNFVQTVTIDFDLLFWDAKSLSPERSPIAMKDVKWLTNNCTVGFLVAGQWSNRYYSTTNTIVATCSRSAAHDMLASGDAEGYLRLFRYPCISPRAEFHESKVYSGMLACVRFLCGDHTLITVGGTDASLMVWDIVEE
- the LOC120449674 gene encoding echinoderm microtubule-associated protein-like CG42247 isoform X3; translation: MYIDEDSEESSPFVMLTSPTKSWPASYGKKNGMWYASPGNQGWGSKPASRKPSIMEADLGTLSTTSGSIKRSAGRVIRIINNLDHSVQCRVLLNLRTSQPFEEVLEDLGQVLKINGAKKMYTGTGQEVRSFSQLRNEFADVDTFYLATGTALIAGSPIRRSRSRPSVVAAAPILPTDELPKVPLRGARPRSKSRPRILYAPESEILRPNGEYTMLDIMKEEPTKVTIRGLRRTFYPPVHHAPADNSPPDKKLQLQWVHGYRGIDARRNLWVLPSGELLYYVAAVAVLFDRDEDAQRHYTGHTEDIMCMDVHPSRELVASGQKAGRDRKSQAHVRIWSTESLQTLYVFGMGELDSGVTAVAFSQLNGGSYILAVDSGRESILSVWQWQWGHLLGKVATLQEGLSGAAFHPLDDNLIITHGRGHLAFWHRRKDGFFERTDIVKQPSRSHVTSVQFEPDGDVITADSDGFITIYSVDSDGAYFVRTEFEAHNKGIGCLIMLGEGTLLSGGEKDRKIAAWDSLQNYKKIADTKLPEAAGGVRTIYPQRPGRNDGNIYVGTTRNNILEGSLQRRFTQVVFGHGRQLWGLAAHPDDELYATAGHDKHVALWRKNKLIWTIQTGYECVALAFHPFGTLAAGSTEGHLLVINCENGAVMLTLRVCGSPLNCVAYNQVGDMIAMGSQNGSIYLFRVSRDGFSYKKVNKIRGSQPLTHLDWSMDGNFVQTVTIDFDLLFWDAKSLSPERSPIAMKDVKWLTNNCTVGFLVAGQWSNRYYSTTNTIVATCSRSAAHDMLASGDAEGYLRLFRYPCISPRAEFHESKVYSGMLACVRFLCGDHTLITVGGTDASLMVWDIVEE
- the LOC120448872 gene encoding uncharacterized protein LOC120448872; the protein is MFAETALVSNFNGVPEKKSLTGASTNLKKLLKTIKKIFKNPKPSKEIPISNIIYSCNTEEEHQNWLNEQLEAKAISLQC
- the LOC120448439 gene encoding uncharacterized protein LOC120448439 — protein: MFAETALVSNFNGVPEKKSLTGASTNLKKLLKSIKKIFKNSKSTKEIPISNIIYSCNTEEEHQNWLNEQLEAKAISLQC